A stretch of Bos indicus isolate NIAB-ARS_2022 breed Sahiwal x Tharparkar chromosome 24, NIAB-ARS_B.indTharparkar_mat_pri_1.0, whole genome shotgun sequence DNA encodes these proteins:
- the PPP4R1 gene encoding serine/threonine-protein phosphatase 4 regulatory subunit 1 isoform X1, translated as MADLSLLQEDLPEDADGFGVDDCSSESDVIVVPSALDFVSQDDMLTPLGRLDKYAASENVFNRQMVARSLLDTLREVCDDERECIAVLERISRLADDSEPTVRAELMEQVPHIALFCQENRPAIPYAFSKYLLPIVVRYLADQNNQVRKTSQAALLALLEQELIERVDVETKVCPVLVELTAPDSNDDVKTEAVAIMCKMAPMVGKDITERLILPRFCEMCCDCRMFHVRKVCAANFGDICSVVGQQATEEMLLPRFFQLCSDNVWGVRKACAECFMAVSCATCQEIRRTKLSALFINLISDPSRWVRQAAFQSLGPFISTFANPSSSGQYFKEENKSSEDTSVEDKNSSEKIRGADAPEDIEARPTGGDSSVHLEETLAEGAETLRQPPGELSAPAESSSPLRLSPEPPPDAAGSEEEQEPCPCGLASQPEAGTGAQDSAPLDQELYNSFHFWRTPLPEIDLDVELQQGSGSEPGPQGLDVEPEVPAPGSASITMATRKELEEMIENLEPHIDDPDVKAQVDVLAAALRASSLDAGDEAGEAPRRAPQDELPSCRLDHDAAGPLISEEQTMDSALHYIHNDSDSGTSSGFSPDEERRAKVQDVVPQALLDQYLSMTDPSRAQTVDTEIAKHCAYSLPGVALTLGRQNWHCLRETYETLASDMQWKVRRTLAFSIHELAVILGDQLTAADLVPIFNGFLKDLDEVRIGVLKHLHDFLKLLHIDKRREYLYQLQEFLVTDNSRNWRFRAELAEQLILLLELYSPRDVYDYLRPIALNLCADKVSSVRWISYKLVSEMVRKLHRAAPPTFGADLIQELVESFGRCPRWSGRQAFVFVCQTVIEDDCLPMDQFAVQLMPHLLTLANDRVPNVRVLLAKTLRQTLLEKEHFLTSASCHQEAVEQTIMALQMDRDSDVKYFASTHPASTRISEDALSTASSTY; from the exons TTGGTGTGGATGACTGCAGCTCAGAGTCTGATGTGATTGTTGTACCTTCAGCCCTGGACTTTGTCTCACAAGATGACATGCTGACGCCGCTGGGGAGACTGGACAAGTATGCTGCGAGTGAGAACGTATTTAACAG ACAGATGGTGGCCCGGAGTCTGCTGGACACGCTGAGGGAAGTGTGCGATGATGAAAGAGAGTGCATTGCCGTTCTGGAGAGAATCAGCAGATTAGCTGATGACTCAG AGCCGACCGTGAGGGCAGAGCTGATGGAGCAGGTGCCTCACATTGCCTTGTTCTGCCAAGAAAACCGGCCAGCAATCCCGTACGCCTTTTCAAAGTACTTGCTGCCCATTGTGGTTCGCTATCTCGCAGATCAGAATAACCAG gTAAGAAAAACGAGCCAGGCAGCTTTGCTAGCCCTGCTGGAGCAGGAGCTGATCGAGCGCGTCGATGTGGAGACCAAGGTGTGCCCTGTCCTCGTGGAGCTGACAGCCCCCGACAGCAACGATGACGTGAAGACGGAGGCTGTGGCC ATAATGTGCAAAATGGCCCCCATGGTTGGCAAGGACATCACGGAGCGTTTGATCCTCCCTCGGTTTTGTGAGATGTGCTGTGACTGCAGGATGTTTCATGTTCGAAAG GTGTGTGCCGCCAATTTTGGAGATATTTGCAGCGTCGTCGGCCAGCAAGCTACTGAGGAGATGTTG CTGCCCAGGTTTTTCCAGCTCTGCTCGGACAACGTGTGGGGCGTCCGCAAGGCCTGCGCGGAGTGCTTCATGGCCGTTTCATGTGCCACGTGTCAGGAGATTCGACGGACTAAACTGTCAGCGCTCTTTATTAATTTGATCAGTGATCCTTCACGTTGG GTTCGGCAAGCAGCTTTCCAGTCTCTGGGACCTTTCATATCTACGTTCGCTAATCCATCTAGCTCGGGCcagtattttaaagaagaaaacaaaagctcagAAGATACATCAGTAGAAGACAAAAATAG CAGTGAAAAGATCAGGGGTGCAGATGCTCCAGAGGACATAGAGGCCAGGCCCACTGGGGGCGATTCCAGCGTCCACCTGGAAGAGACACTGGCGGAAGGTGCTGAAACCCTGAGGCAGCCGCCGGGTGAACTGAGCGCTCCCGCGGAGAGCTCCTCACCTCTCCGGTTGTCCCCGGAGCCTCCCCCAGACGCGGCTGGCAGTGAGGAGGAGCAAGAGCCCTGCCCCTGCGGGTTAGCGTCCCAGCCAGAGGCGGGCACCGGTGCACAGGACTCAGCTCCCTTGGACCAGGAGCTGTACAACTCCTTCCACTTCTGGAGGACTCCTCTCCCTGAGATAGACCTGGACGTGGAGCTGCAGCAGGGCTCCGGGAGCGAGCCTGGCCCACAGGGGCTGGATGTGGAGCCCGAAGTGCCCGCCCCCGGCTCCGCCAGCATCACCATGGCCACCAGGAAGGAGCTGGAGGAGATGATAGAAAACCTGGAGCCACACATTGACGACCCCGACGTGAAAG CACAGGTGGACGTCTTGGCTGCTGCCCTGCGCGCCTCCAGCCTGGACGCCGGTGACGAGGCTGGCGAGGCCCCCCGGAGGGCCCCCCAGGACGAGCTCCCCAGCTGCCGGCTCGACCATGACGCCGCAGGGCCTTTGATCAGTGAGGAG CAGACCATGGACTCTGCCCTCCACTACATTCACAATGACTCGGACTCGGGCACCAGCAGTGGCTTCAGCCCCGATGAAGAAAGGAGAGCTAAAGTCCAG GACGTGGTGCCCCAGGCCCTGCTCGACCAGTACCTGTCCATGACCGACCCCTCGCGGGCACAGACCGTGGACACCGAGATTGCCAAGCACTGTGCCTACAGCCTGCCGGGCGTGGCGCTGACGCTTGGCCGCCAGAACTGGCACTGCCTGCGCGAGACCTACGAGACGCTGGCCTCGGACATGCAG TGGAAGGTTCGAAGAACGTTAGCCTTCTCCATCCACGAGCTCGCCGTCATCCTGGGAGACCAGCTCACAGCTGCAGACCTGGTCCcaatttttaatggatttttaaaagacCTCGATGAAGTCAGGATAGGTGTCCTGAAGCACTTGCACGACTTTCTGAAG cttcttcacatCGACAAAAGAAGAGAGTATCTGTATCAGCTTCAGGAGTTCTTGGTGACTGACAACAGTAGAAACTGGCGCTTCCGAGCCGAGCTGGCCGA ACAACTCATCTTGCTCCTAGAGCTGTACAGCCCCCGGGATGTGTACGACTACCTGCGCCCCATCGCCCTGAACCTCTGTGCGGACAAGGTGTCCTCCGTGCGCTGGATCTCCTACAAGCTG GTCAGCGAGATGGTGCGCAAGCTGCACCGGGCAGCACCGCCCACCTTCGGGGCGGACCTCATCCAGGAGCTGGTGGAGAGCTTCGGCCGCTGTCCGCGGTGGTCCGGGCGGCAGGCCTTCGTCTTCGTCTGCCAG ACCGTCATCGAGGACGACTGCTTGCCCATGGACCAGTTCGCCGTGCAGCTGATGCCACACCTGCTCACCTTGGCGAATGACAGGGTTCCCAATGTGCGCGTGCTGCTCGCGAAGACACTGAGACAGACTCTGCTGGAGAAAG AGCACTTCCTGACCTCCGCCAGCTGTCACCAGGAAGCCGTGGAGCAGACCATCATGGCCCTGCAGATGGACCGCGACAGCGACGTCAAGTACTTCGCCAGCACCCACCCGGCCAGCACCAGGATCTCCGAAGACGCCCTGAGCACGGCCTCCTCCACCTACTAG
- the PPP4R1 gene encoding serine/threonine-protein phosphatase 4 regulatory subunit 1 isoform X5, with protein MLTPLGRLDKYAASENVFNRQMVARSLLDTLREVCDDERECIAVLERISRLADDSEPTVRAELMEQVPHIALFCQENRPAIPYAFSKYLLPIVVRYLADQNNQVRKTSQAALLALLEQELIERVDVETKVCPVLVELTAPDSNDDVKTEAVAIMCKMAPMVGKDITERLILPRFCEMCCDCRMFHVRKVCAANFGDICSVVGQQATEEMLLPRFFQLCSDNVWGVRKACAECFMAVSCATCQEIRRTKLSALFINLISDPSRWVRQAAFQSLGPFISTFANPSSSGQYFKEENKSSEDTSVEDKNSSEKIRGADAPEDIEARPTGGDSSVHLEETLAEGAETLRQPPGELSAPAESSSPLRLSPEPPPDAAGSEEEQEPCPCGLASQPEAGTGAQDSAPLDQELYNSFHFWRTPLPEIDLDVELQQGSGSEPGPQGLDVEPEVPAPGSASITMATRKELEEMIENLEPHIDDPDVKAQVDVLAAALRASSLDAGDEAGEAPRRAPQDELPSCRLDHDAAGPLISEEQTMDSALHYIHNDSDSGTSSGFSPDEERRAKVQDVVPQALLDQYLSMTDPSRAQTVDTEIAKHCAYSLPGVALTLGRQNWHCLRETYETLASDMQWKVRRTLAFSIHELAVILGDQLTAADLVPIFNGFLKDLDEVRIGVLKHLHDFLKLLHIDKRREYLYQLQEFLVTDNSRNWRFRAELAEQLILLLELYSPRDVYDYLRPIALNLCADKVSSVRWISYKLVSEMVRKLHRAAPPTFGADLIQELVESFGRCPRWSGRQAFVFVCQTVIEDDCLPMDQFAVQLMPHLLTLANDRVPNVRVLLAKTLRQTLLEKEHFLTSASCHQEAVEQTIMALQMDRDSDVKYFASTHPASTRISEDALSTASSTY; from the exons ATGCTGACGCCGCTGGGGAGACTGGACAAGTATGCTGCGAGTGAGAACGTATTTAACAG ACAGATGGTGGCCCGGAGTCTGCTGGACACGCTGAGGGAAGTGTGCGATGATGAAAGAGAGTGCATTGCCGTTCTGGAGAGAATCAGCAGATTAGCTGATGACTCAG AGCCGACCGTGAGGGCAGAGCTGATGGAGCAGGTGCCTCACATTGCCTTGTTCTGCCAAGAAAACCGGCCAGCAATCCCGTACGCCTTTTCAAAGTACTTGCTGCCCATTGTGGTTCGCTATCTCGCAGATCAGAATAACCAG gTAAGAAAAACGAGCCAGGCAGCTTTGCTAGCCCTGCTGGAGCAGGAGCTGATCGAGCGCGTCGATGTGGAGACCAAGGTGTGCCCTGTCCTCGTGGAGCTGACAGCCCCCGACAGCAACGATGACGTGAAGACGGAGGCTGTGGCC ATAATGTGCAAAATGGCCCCCATGGTTGGCAAGGACATCACGGAGCGTTTGATCCTCCCTCGGTTTTGTGAGATGTGCTGTGACTGCAGGATGTTTCATGTTCGAAAG GTGTGTGCCGCCAATTTTGGAGATATTTGCAGCGTCGTCGGCCAGCAAGCTACTGAGGAGATGTTG CTGCCCAGGTTTTTCCAGCTCTGCTCGGACAACGTGTGGGGCGTCCGCAAGGCCTGCGCGGAGTGCTTCATGGCCGTTTCATGTGCCACGTGTCAGGAGATTCGACGGACTAAACTGTCAGCGCTCTTTATTAATTTGATCAGTGATCCTTCACGTTGG GTTCGGCAAGCAGCTTTCCAGTCTCTGGGACCTTTCATATCTACGTTCGCTAATCCATCTAGCTCGGGCcagtattttaaagaagaaaacaaaagctcagAAGATACATCAGTAGAAGACAAAAATAG CAGTGAAAAGATCAGGGGTGCAGATGCTCCAGAGGACATAGAGGCCAGGCCCACTGGGGGCGATTCCAGCGTCCACCTGGAAGAGACACTGGCGGAAGGTGCTGAAACCCTGAGGCAGCCGCCGGGTGAACTGAGCGCTCCCGCGGAGAGCTCCTCACCTCTCCGGTTGTCCCCGGAGCCTCCCCCAGACGCGGCTGGCAGTGAGGAGGAGCAAGAGCCCTGCCCCTGCGGGTTAGCGTCCCAGCCAGAGGCGGGCACCGGTGCACAGGACTCAGCTCCCTTGGACCAGGAGCTGTACAACTCCTTCCACTTCTGGAGGACTCCTCTCCCTGAGATAGACCTGGACGTGGAGCTGCAGCAGGGCTCCGGGAGCGAGCCTGGCCCACAGGGGCTGGATGTGGAGCCCGAAGTGCCCGCCCCCGGCTCCGCCAGCATCACCATGGCCACCAGGAAGGAGCTGGAGGAGATGATAGAAAACCTGGAGCCACACATTGACGACCCCGACGTGAAAG CACAGGTGGACGTCTTGGCTGCTGCCCTGCGCGCCTCCAGCCTGGACGCCGGTGACGAGGCTGGCGAGGCCCCCCGGAGGGCCCCCCAGGACGAGCTCCCCAGCTGCCGGCTCGACCATGACGCCGCAGGGCCTTTGATCAGTGAGGAG CAGACCATGGACTCTGCCCTCCACTACATTCACAATGACTCGGACTCGGGCACCAGCAGTGGCTTCAGCCCCGATGAAGAAAGGAGAGCTAAAGTCCAG GACGTGGTGCCCCAGGCCCTGCTCGACCAGTACCTGTCCATGACCGACCCCTCGCGGGCACAGACCGTGGACACCGAGATTGCCAAGCACTGTGCCTACAGCCTGCCGGGCGTGGCGCTGACGCTTGGCCGCCAGAACTGGCACTGCCTGCGCGAGACCTACGAGACGCTGGCCTCGGACATGCAG TGGAAGGTTCGAAGAACGTTAGCCTTCTCCATCCACGAGCTCGCCGTCATCCTGGGAGACCAGCTCACAGCTGCAGACCTGGTCCcaatttttaatggatttttaaaagacCTCGATGAAGTCAGGATAGGTGTCCTGAAGCACTTGCACGACTTTCTGAAG cttcttcacatCGACAAAAGAAGAGAGTATCTGTATCAGCTTCAGGAGTTCTTGGTGACTGACAACAGTAGAAACTGGCGCTTCCGAGCCGAGCTGGCCGA ACAACTCATCTTGCTCCTAGAGCTGTACAGCCCCCGGGATGTGTACGACTACCTGCGCCCCATCGCCCTGAACCTCTGTGCGGACAAGGTGTCCTCCGTGCGCTGGATCTCCTACAAGCTG GTCAGCGAGATGGTGCGCAAGCTGCACCGGGCAGCACCGCCCACCTTCGGGGCGGACCTCATCCAGGAGCTGGTGGAGAGCTTCGGCCGCTGTCCGCGGTGGTCCGGGCGGCAGGCCTTCGTCTTCGTCTGCCAG ACCGTCATCGAGGACGACTGCTTGCCCATGGACCAGTTCGCCGTGCAGCTGATGCCACACCTGCTCACCTTGGCGAATGACAGGGTTCCCAATGTGCGCGTGCTGCTCGCGAAGACACTGAGACAGACTCTGCTGGAGAAAG AGCACTTCCTGACCTCCGCCAGCTGTCACCAGGAAGCCGTGGAGCAGACCATCATGGCCCTGCAGATGGACCGCGACAGCGACGTCAAGTACTTCGCCAGCACCCACCCGGCCAGCACCAGGATCTCCGAAGACGCCCTGAGCACGGCCTCCTCCACCTACTAG